From Cognatishimia sp. WU-CL00825, a single genomic window includes:
- the dxs gene encoding 1-deoxy-D-xylulose-5-phosphate synthase, translating into MSARPDTPLLNRVHKPEDLKQFSDAELTQLAHELRAETVSAVSETGGHLGAGLGVVELTVALHAVFDTPRDKLIWDVGHQCYPHKILTGRRDRIRTLRMKDGLSGFTKRSESVFDPFGAAHSSTSISAALGFAVARDLGGTCDGGLGDAIAVIGDGSISAGMAYEAMNNAGHLNRRLFVVLNDNEMSIAPPVGAMSSYLSRLYAGEPYQELKAAAKGAVSLLPEPFREGAKRAKEMLKGMTLGGTLFEELGFSYVGPIDGHDMNQLLPVLRTMHDRATGPVLLHIVTQKGKGYGPAENARDKGHATAKFDVLTGEQKKSPSNAPSYTSVFGQTLTDLAAEDDKIVAVTAAMPDGTGLNLFAERYPSRCFDVAIAEQHGVTFCAALAAGGMKPFCTMYSTFLQRGYDQVVHDVAIQRLPVRFAIDRAGLVGADGATHAGSFDIAYMANLPGMVVMAAADEAELKHMVATAAAHDDGPIAFRYPRGEGVGVDMPETGEILEIGKGRMIQQGQRVALLSFGTRLEEVKKAADALAARGITPTIADARFAKPLDQALIMDLAQNHEALITIEEGAIGGFGSHVAQLLAENAVFDTGLKFRSMVLPDIFIDQSSPADMYATAAMNAEHIEAKVLDTLGIAQIGSKSA; encoded by the coding sequence ATGTCTGCCAGACCCGATACGCCGCTATTGAACCGGGTGCACAAACCCGAAGACCTGAAGCAATTCAGCGACGCTGAACTGACGCAGTTGGCGCATGAGCTGCGGGCCGAAACCGTCTCTGCGGTTTCAGAAACCGGCGGGCATCTGGGCGCGGGCCTGGGTGTGGTTGAGCTGACCGTGGCTTTGCACGCGGTTTTTGACACGCCCCGCGACAAGCTCATTTGGGACGTTGGCCACCAGTGTTATCCACATAAGATCCTGACTGGGCGCCGTGACCGCATCCGCACATTGCGCATGAAAGACGGGCTGTCTGGTTTCACCAAACGCTCTGAATCGGTGTTTGACCCCTTTGGGGCGGCCCATAGTTCCACCTCTATTTCCGCAGCGTTGGGCTTTGCCGTGGCTCGCGATCTGGGCGGCACCTGCGACGGTGGTCTGGGTGATGCAATTGCAGTGATTGGCGATGGCTCGATCAGCGCTGGGATGGCCTATGAGGCGATGAACAACGCTGGCCATCTTAATCGCCGATTGTTTGTGGTTCTCAACGACAATGAAATGTCGATTGCCCCTCCGGTGGGCGCGATGTCGTCCTATCTGTCCCGGCTTTATGCCGGCGAACCCTATCAAGAGCTGAAAGCCGCCGCAAAAGGCGCGGTGTCGCTTTTGCCAGAACCTTTCCGCGAAGGCGCAAAGCGTGCCAAGGAAATGCTGAAAGGCATGACCCTTGGCGGCACGTTGTTTGAGGAACTTGGTTTTAGCTATGTAGGGCCAATCGATGGCCATGACATGAACCAATTGCTGCCGGTTCTGCGCACCATGCATGATCGCGCCACTGGGCCGGTTTTGCTGCATATCGTGACCCAAAAGGGCAAGGGCTATGGCCCGGCTGAAAACGCGCGTGACAAGGGCCACGCCACAGCCAAGTTTGATGTGTTGACCGGCGAACAAAAGAAATCTCCGTCCAATGCGCCTAGCTATACATCGGTCTTTGGCCAAACACTGACAGATCTGGCGGCAGAAGACGACAAAATCGTTGCGGTCACGGCGGCCATGCCCGATGGCACCGGTCTGAATCTTTTTGCCGAGCGCTATCCAAGCCGCTGTTTTGACGTGGCCATTGCCGAACAACATGGCGTGACCTTTTGCGCGGCTTTGGCTGCGGGTGGCATGAAACCTTTCTGCACGATGTATTCGACCTTTTTGCAACGCGGATATGATCAGGTGGTGCATGATGTGGCCATCCAACGTTTGCCCGTGCGCTTTGCCATTGATCGCGCCGGGCTGGTCGGGGCCGATGGTGCCACCCATGCGGGCAGTTTTGACATTGCCTATATGGCCAATTTGCCAGGCATGGTGGTGATGGCGGCCGCTGACGAAGCCGAACTAAAACATATGGTGGCCACCGCTGCCGCGCATGACGACGGGCCAATTGCCTTTCGTTACCCGCGTGGCGAAGGCGTTGGCGTCGACATGCCAGAGACCGGCGAGATTCTGGAAATTGGCAAAGGCCGCATGATCCAACAAGGTCAGCGGGTCGCGCTATTGTCCTTTGGCACCCGTCTGGAAGAAGTCAAAAAAGCCGCAGATGCTTTGGCAGCGCGTGGCATCACCCCCACCATCGCAGATGCACGGTTTGCCAAACCACTGGACCAAGCGCTGATCATGGATCTGGCGCAAAACCACGAAGCACTGATCACCATCGAAGAAGGCGCGATTGGCGGATTTGGCTCACATGTGGCGCAGCTTTTAGCAGAAAACGCTGTGTTTGATACTGGGTTGAAATTCCGCTCGATGGTGTTGCCCGATATCTTTATCGATCAATCCAGCCCTGCGGATATGTATGCCACAGCTGCCATGAACGCCGAGCACATCGAAGCCAAAGTGCTTGATACGCTTGGAATTGCCCAGATTGGCAGCAAATCAGCCTAA
- a CDS encoding histone deacetylase family protein has protein sequence MTTLLYTHADCLTHVTPTGHPEQVARLTYIENALAGFATLERREAPDCQDDDILLCHPQSYLDMITQASPSSGQRALDGDTHMSAGTLRAARRAVGANIAAVDAVLGGAATNAFVATRPPGHHAEQSTPMGFCLFGNIAIAARHAIKRHGLSRVAVVDFDVHHGNGTQALLWEEENAQFYSSHQSPLWPGSGQSHETGGHNNVWNFPLPPHSDGPHMRDVYTREILPALDRYRPELILVSAGFDAHAADPLAQLNWQTEDFAWLTQRLCDLASTHCGGRLVSTLEGGYDLRALAESVTAHVGVLMEKSA, from the coding sequence ATGACAACATTACTTTACACCCATGCCGATTGTTTGACCCATGTCACACCAACAGGGCACCCAGAGCAAGTCGCGCGGCTGACGTATATTGAAAACGCACTCGCTGGCTTTGCCACATTAGAGCGCCGCGAGGCCCCTGATTGTCAGGATGACGACATCTTGTTGTGCCATCCGCAAAGCTATTTGGATATGATCACCCAGGCCTCCCCAAGCAGCGGGCAACGAGCTTTGGATGGCGACACACATATGTCTGCGGGCACCTTGCGCGCGGCGCGCCGCGCGGTCGGGGCAAATATTGCCGCCGTAGATGCCGTGCTGGGCGGGGCAGCCACCAATGCTTTTGTGGCCACGCGTCCGCCTGGTCATCATGCCGAGCAATCCACGCCGATGGGCTTTTGCCTGTTTGGTAATATCGCCATCGCCGCGCGCCACGCCATAAAACGACATGGTCTGTCCCGCGTGGCAGTCGTTGATTTTGATGTTCACCATGGCAACGGCACGCAGGCCTTGCTTTGGGAGGAAGAAAACGCGCAGTTTTATTCCAGTCATCAAAGCCCCCTCTGGCCGGGCAGCGGACAGAGCCATGAGACCGGCGGTCACAATAATGTCTGGAATTTCCCCCTGCCGCCCCATTCTGATGGGCCCCATATGCGCGATGTTTACACGCGCGAGATTTTACCAGCGCTTGACCGCTACCGGCCCGAACTTATTTTGGTGTCTGCTGGTTTTGACGCCCATGCTGCTGACCCGTTGGCGCAATTGAATTGGCAGACCGAGGATTTTGCCTGGCTCACCCAAAGGCTCTGCGACCTTGCGTCGACCCATTGTGGGGGGCGTCTCGTCTCGACTTTGGAAGGCGGATATGATCTGAGGGCCTTGGCGGAGTCGGTTACCGCCCATGTTGGTGTTTTGATGGAGAAAAGCGCATGA
- a CDS encoding exodeoxyribonuclease VII small subunit, with protein sequence MSDTPVAEMSFEQAMAELEQVVGNLERGDVALDDSIKLYERGAALKARCEAKLKEAEEKVAAITLDGKGQPSGLKPVEGL encoded by the coding sequence ATGAGCGATACACCCGTTGCAGAAATGAGCTTTGAGCAAGCCATGGCTGAATTAGAGCAGGTTGTTGGCAATCTGGAACGTGGCGATGTTGCACTGGATGATTCCATCAAGCTGTATGAACGCGGAGCTGCCCTGAAGGCGCGCTGCGAAGCCAAGCTGAAGGAAGCCGAAGAGAAAGTTGCTGCCATCACTTTGGATGGCAAGGGTCAGCCAAGTGGCCTGAAGCCCGTCGAAGGGCTGTAA
- a CDS encoding branched-chain amino acid aminotransferase — translation MAGAYDDRDGKIWLDGKLVEWRDANVHILTHALHYASSVFEGERAYNGKIFKSELHSERLLKSGELLDMPIPYTVEEIEKAKYDALKANGLTDAYVRVVAWRGAGEDMGVASSKNPVRMAVAVWEWGAYYGDAKMKGAKLDIAKWKRPSPETIPTAAKAAGLYMICTMSKHQAEAKGCSDALFMDFRGYVAEATGANVFFVKDGEVHTPIPDAILNGITRQTIIQMLKDKGIKVIERHIMPEELADFEQCWLTGTAAEVTPVGQIGDYKFEVGDITRDVAESYEALVRV, via the coding sequence ATGGCGGGCGCATACGATGATCGCGACGGCAAAATCTGGCTTGATGGCAAATTGGTCGAATGGCGGGATGCGAATGTGCATATCCTCACCCACGCGCTGCATTATGCAAGTTCGGTCTTTGAAGGCGAACGCGCCTATAACGGCAAGATCTTCAAAAGTGAATTACACTCTGAACGCCTGCTGAAATCTGGCGAACTGCTGGATATGCCGATCCCATACACCGTCGAAGAAATCGAAAAAGCCAAATATGACGCGCTAAAAGCCAATGGCCTAACCGACGCCTATGTGCGCGTTGTGGCTTGGCGCGGTGCAGGCGAAGACATGGGTGTGGCCTCTTCCAAAAACCCGGTGCGCATGGCTGTGGCCGTGTGGGAATGGGGTGCCTATTATGGCGATGCCAAAATGAAGGGCGCAAAGCTCGACATTGCAAAATGGAAGCGCCCAAGCCCGGAAACCATCCCGACCGCAGCCAAGGCCGCAGGTCTTTACATGATCTGCACCATGTCCAAGCATCAGGCCGAGGCCAAAGGCTGCTCTGATGCGTTGTTCATGGATTTCCGTGGTTATGTGGCAGAGGCGACCGGGGCCAACGTGTTTTTCGTAAAAGACGGCGAAGTCCACACGCCTATTCCCGACGCCATCCTGAATGGCATCACCCGTCAGACCATCATCCAGATGTTAAAAGACAAAGGCATCAAGGTGATTGAACGCCATATCATGCCCGAAGAACTGGCTGATTTCGAACAGTGCTGGCTGACCGGCACCGCCGCCGAAGTCACGCCGGTGGGGCAGATTGGCGATTATAAATTCGAAGTCGGTGACATCACACGCGATGTTGCAGAAAGCTATGAGGCGCTGGTGCGCGTTTAA
- a CDS encoding polyprenyl synthetase family protein, with protein MFKRQLAETATRVQAHLDAVMAPMGQLPVVQAMRYASHGGKRLRAFLVTESARLHDIDPAQSIWPAAAIEAMHAYSLVHDDLPCMDDDDLRRGQPTVHVKWDYATAVLAGDALQTLAFEMVAHPETSPNPLVRADLALTFAKAAGAQGMVLGQALDMAAETAEAPLTLDEIITLQAGKTGALFGWSAQCGARMAQAETQPFARYADGLGLAFQIWDDVLDIEGDADKVGKTLGKDAVAGKATFVSLLGMEAAKTRARDLIDDSCAALDSYGAGADTLRDLARFVIARES; from the coding sequence GTGTTTAAACGCCAATTGGCCGAGACCGCCACCCGGGTGCAGGCGCATCTGGATGCTGTGATGGCCCCGATGGGGCAATTGCCGGTTGTGCAGGCTATGCGCTATGCGAGCCATGGTGGCAAACGCCTGCGCGCCTTTTTGGTGACCGAAAGTGCGCGTCTGCACGATATCGATCCAGCGCAATCCATCTGGCCCGCCGCCGCGATAGAGGCAATGCATGCTTATTCGCTGGTGCATGACGACTTGCCCTGTATGGATGATGACGATTTACGCCGGGGCCAGCCAACCGTGCACGTCAAATGGGACTATGCCACGGCGGTATTGGCCGGAGACGCGCTGCAAACCTTGGCATTTGAAATGGTGGCGCATCCGGAAACAAGCCCAAACCCGCTGGTGCGGGCGGATCTTGCGCTGACTTTTGCCAAAGCCGCCGGGGCGCAGGGCATGGTTTTGGGTCAGGCGCTAGACATGGCCGCAGAAACCGCCGAAGCGCCCTTGACGCTTGATGAAATCATCACGTTGCAAGCCGGAAAGACCGGCGCTTTGTTTGGCTGGTCAGCGCAATGTGGCGCGCGCATGGCACAGGCAGAGACACAGCCCTTTGCGCGCTATGCGGATGGTTTGGGCCTTGCCTTTCAAATCTGGGACGATGTTTTGGATATCGAAGGCGACGCGGATAAGGTTGGAAAAACCCTTGGCAAGGATGCCGTTGCAGGCAAAGCGACTTTTGTCTCGCTCTTGGGGATGGAAGCTGCCAAAACCCGTGCCAGAGATTTGATTGATGACAGTTGCGCTGCGCTGGACTCATATGGCGCAGGGGCTGACACCTTGCGGGACCTTGCGCGCTTCGTTATTGCGCGGGAAAGCTAA
- a CDS encoding DUF1810 family protein, with product MVNKQDLERFLQPQAMTHAKALAEVRSGLKLSHWIWWELPQLRGLGRSQRAEDYGLQDLDEATRYLGHPVLGKRLMEICMALLMHQNRPPEAILGPIDAQKLRSMATLFARVPGTPDVFQDILDQFFGGLSCPLTQSRLAAEH from the coding sequence ATGGTTAACAAACAGGATCTGGAACGCTTTTTGCAGCCGCAAGCTATGACCCATGCCAAGGCTTTGGCCGAAGTGCGGTCTGGTTTGAAGCTTAGCCATTGGATTTGGTGGGAATTGCCACAGTTGCGCGGGCTGGGTCGTTCGCAACGTGCTGAAGACTATGGGTTGCAAGATCTTGACGAAGCCACGCGTTACTTGGGTCACCCAGTTTTGGGCAAACGCCTGATGGAAATCTGCATGGCTTTGTTGATGCATCAAAACCGCCCACCCGAAGCGATTTTGGGCCCGATTGACGCACAAAAACTGCGCAGCATGGCGACTCTTTTTGCCCGCGTGCCCGGCACGCCGGATGTGTTTCAGGATATTTTGGATCAGTTTTTTGGTGGATTATCTTGCCCTTTGACGCAGTCTCGGCTTGCCGCAGAGCATTAA
- a CDS encoding LysE family translocator translates to MLPFDIVVTFALATLLLSLAPGPDNVFVLTQSALHGAVSGLYVVLGLCTGLLFHSAAVALGLAAVIQASALAFTVIKFIGAAYLLYLAYQAFRAKPQSLHTKTVSRSGWALYRRGVLMNITNPKVALFFLALFPQFTDPALGNLTGQIALLSMVFVGVALLVFGSVALVAGRLSQTLMRTPKMQTVTNRVAGLVFVGLAAKIATSQR, encoded by the coding sequence ATGCTGCCTTTCGATATTGTTGTGACCTTCGCTCTGGCGACTTTGTTGCTTAGCCTTGCGCCTGGCCCGGATAACGTATTTGTGCTGACACAATCGGCGCTGCATGGTGCCGTGTCAGGCCTGTATGTGGTGCTGGGGCTGTGCACGGGTTTGCTGTTTCATTCCGCCGCTGTGGCCCTTGGCTTGGCCGCGGTGATCCAAGCCAGCGCGCTGGCGTTCACGGTGATCAAATTCATTGGGGCGGCTTATCTTTTGTATCTGGCCTATCAGGCGTTTCGCGCCAAGCCACAAAGCCTGCACACCAAAACAGTATCACGCTCAGGCTGGGCGCTGTATCGGCGCGGCGTCTTGATGAATATTACAAACCCAAAGGTCGCATTGTTCTTTTTGGCGCTGTTTCCGCAATTCACCGACCCGGCGCTGGGCAACCTGACGGGGCAGATTGCACTATTGAGCATGGTGTTTGTCGGCGTGGCCCTTTTGGTTTTTGGCTCTGTGGCCCTTGTGGCCGGCCGCCTAAGCCAAACATTGATGCGCACTCCTAAAATGCAGACCGTCACCAATCGCGTGGCGGGGCTTGTGTTTGTGGGGTTGGCCGCCAAGATTGCAACAAGCCAGCGCTAA
- a CDS encoding response regulator yields the protein MDLQPHLLIVDDDERIRGLLQKFLIRSGFLVSAARDAAHARRILAGLDFDMIVLDVMMPGEDGIALTRSIRETSSTPIMLLTAKGETEDRIVGLEAGADDYLAKPFEPKELLLRINAILRRVPESDAANAAPKMLKLGPIRYDIERGEMWQGDDLVRLTATESQLMKIFSATPAEPISRSKLVEELGRDRGQAQERAVDVQITRLRRKIESDPKQPRYLQTVRGAGYMLAPD from the coding sequence ATGGATCTACAACCACATCTTTTGATCGTTGACGATGACGAACGCATTCGCGGGTTGTTGCAAAAATTTCTGATCCGCAGCGGTTTTTTGGTCTCTGCAGCCCGCGACGCAGCCCATGCGCGGCGCATCTTGGCCGGGCTTGATTTTGATATGATTGTACTGGATGTGATGATGCCCGGCGAAGACGGCATTGCGCTGACCCGGTCTATTCGCGAAACCTCGTCGACCCCGATCATGCTGCTGACGGCCAAAGGTGAGACCGAAGATCGCATTGTGGGTCTAGAGGCGGGGGCAGATGATTATTTGGCCAAGCCCTTTGAACCCAAAGAGCTGTTGCTGCGCATCAATGCGATTTTGCGCCGTGTGCCAGAGAGCGATGCGGCAAATGCCGCGCCGAAAATGCTGAAATTGGGGCCGATTCGCTATGACATTGAACGCGGCGAGATGTGGCAAGGGGATGATCTGGTGCGCTTAACGGCCACGGAAAGCCAATTGATGAAGATCTTTTCCGCAACCCCTGCGGAACCTATCAGCCGCAGCAAATTGGTGGAAGAATTGGGACGCGATCGCGGTCAGGCGCAGGAACGGGCTGTCGATGTGCAAATCACCCGTCTGCGGCGCAAGATCGAAAGCGACCCAAAACAGCCGCGATATCTGCAAACCGTGCGCGGGGCGGGTTATATGTTGGCCCCAGACTAG
- a CDS encoding MarR family transcriptional regulator → MGDTHGSESLLFLTDEQIRQGIEGMYFAYRGLTSEPDRILATMAYGRAHHRAVHFINRAPGTTVTNLLEILGVTKQSLNRVLRTLIEDGLVESRVGKVDKRERNLFLTEDGTRLEARLSDAQRTRMRSAYREAGPEAVAGFRRVLEAMMDKEMRRRNAALRGNKT, encoded by the coding sequence ATGGGCGACACCCACGGCAGCGAAAGCCTGCTTTTTCTGACAGACGAGCAGATTCGGCAGGGCATCGAGGGCATGTATTTTGCTTATCGTGGGCTGACATCAGAACCAGATCGCATCCTCGCCACCATGGCCTATGGGCGCGCGCATCACCGAGCGGTGCATTTTATCAACCGTGCACCGGGCACCACCGTGACCAATTTACTGGAGATTCTTGGGGTCACCAAACAGTCGCTTAATCGGGTCCTACGCACGCTGATCGAAGATGGGCTGGTTGAAAGCCGGGTGGGCAAAGTTGACAAGCGCGAACGCAATTTGTTTTTGACCGAAGATGGCACACGGCTGGAAGCGCGCCTGTCAGATGCGCAACGCACACGCATGCGCTCGGCCTATCGTGAAGCTGGCCCCGAGGCAGTGGCTGGATTTCGGCGGGTGCTTGAGGCCATGATGGATAAAGAAATGCGGCGTCGCAATGCCGCGCTGCGCGGGAATAAAACCTGA
- a CDS encoding SDR family oxidoreductase, which translates to MKNTLLSLGHGFSAQALAARLVPQGWRVIGTTRKTEKLEELSASGVEPLLWPCDLTSCLRDVTHILTSAGPDAQGDPILRAARPAIEAVKSQLHWVGYLSTTGVYGDHDGGWVDETTALDPATERGKRRVLAEREWLDIDDLPVHVFRLAGIYGPGRGPFAKLRRGVAQRVIKKNQVFSRTHVQDIAQVLEASMAQPNPGRIYNVCDDDPQPPEVVIEYAAKLLGMAPPPAVAFEEATMSPMARTFYSDSKRVRNDRIKDELGVTLKYPTFKAALEAMLAQERSG; encoded by the coding sequence ATGAAAAACACTTTGCTTTCTTTAGGTCATGGATTTTCTGCACAGGCTTTGGCGGCGCGACTGGTGCCGCAGGGGTGGCGGGTGATCGGCACGACGCGCAAAACTGAAAAACTGGAAGAGCTGTCGGCCTCTGGGGTCGAGCCATTACTCTGGCCTTGTGATCTGACCAGCTGCCTTAGAGATGTGACCCATATTTTGACATCAGCTGGTCCTGATGCCCAGGGTGACCCGATATTGCGCGCAGCGCGCCCTGCCATTGAAGCGGTGAAAAGCCAATTGCATTGGGTCGGGTATTTATCGACCACCGGGGTTTACGGCGATCACGATGGCGGCTGGGTGGATGAGACCACCGCACTTGATCCGGCGACAGAGCGGGGCAAGCGACGGGTTCTGGCCGAACGCGAATGGTTGGATATTGATGATTTGCCTGTGCATGTGTTTCGCCTGGCGGGCATTTATGGGCCGGGGCGTGGGCCGTTTGCCAAACTGCGACGGGGCGTGGCCCAGCGGGTGATCAAGAAAAATCAGGTGTTTAGCCGCACACATGTCCAAGACATTGCGCAGGTGCTGGAGGCTTCGATGGCGCAGCCAAATCCGGGGCGCATTTACAACGTCTGTGATGATGACCCGCAACCGCCAGAGGTGGTGATTGAATATGCGGCCAAACTGCTTGGCATGGCACCGCCGCCAGCTGTGGCTTTTGAAGAGGCAACGATGAGCCCGATGGCGCGGACATTTTATTCAGACAGCAAGCGCGTGCGCAACGACCGCATCAAAGATGAATTGGGCGTGACATTGAAATACCCGACGTTCAAAGCGGCGCTGGAAGCGATGTTAGCACAGGAACGTTCAGGCTGA